Proteins from a single region of Paenibacillus rhizovicinus:
- a CDS encoding SDR family oxidoreductase translates to MNNLTWLITGVSSGFGYELTKQLLEKGDNVIGTVRDKSKVKDLIEKHPETFTCEVLDVTDVPAIHQLVDQSFEKFGRIDVIVSNAGYGLFGAAEELTDTQVDHIIATNLTGSIQLIRSALPHLRGQGGGRIIQLSSYGGQVAFPGNSMYHATKFGIEGFCESVAQEVAPFNIGVTIVEPGGARTEFRYGSARVANLMPEYEGNPAHGFLSMLDASNGLAPGDPARMAARIIESVDKEPAPLRMVLGSQALANTISTLKARIADYEKQTELAASTDFPAGE, encoded by the coding sequence ATGAATAATCTTACTTGGCTGATCACGGGCGTAAGCAGCGGCTTTGGGTATGAACTGACCAAGCAGCTGTTGGAGAAGGGCGACAACGTCATCGGCACGGTCCGCGATAAAAGCAAGGTCAAAGATCTCATCGAGAAGCATCCGGAGACGTTCACTTGCGAAGTTCTGGACGTGACCGATGTCCCGGCCATCCATCAGCTTGTTGACCAGTCCTTTGAGAAATTCGGCCGGATCGACGTCATTGTGAGCAACGCAGGCTATGGACTTTTTGGCGCCGCCGAGGAGCTTACGGATACCCAGGTGGATCACATCATTGCAACTAATCTTACGGGATCCATTCAGCTCATTCGTTCGGCGCTGCCGCATTTGCGGGGCCAAGGCGGCGGCCGCATTATTCAGCTTTCTTCCTATGGCGGACAAGTGGCATTCCCGGGCAACTCCATGTACCATGCGACGAAGTTCGGCATTGAGGGCTTCTGCGAATCGGTAGCACAAGAGGTCGCCCCGTTTAACATCGGAGTCACCATTGTTGAGCCGGGCGGAGCCCGTACCGAGTTCCGATATGGAAGCGCACGGGTAGCGAATCTGATGCCGGAATACGAAGGTAACCCGGCACATGGGTTTTTGAGCATGCTGGACGCTTCCAACGGTCTTGCTCCAGGTGATCCTGCGCGAATGGCTGCCCGCATCATTGAAAGTGTCGACAAAGAACCAGCGCCACTGCGAATGGTGCTTGGCTCTCAAGCCTTGGCAAATACGATTTCGACGTTAAAAGCACGGATTGCCGATTACGAGAAACAGACCGAATTGGCAGCTTCTACGGACTTTCCAGCAGGGGAATAG
- a CDS encoding carboxymuconolactone decarboxylase family protein yields MKVTEAAQRYHDKMFPGYESKFLETDLEFIERFDNFAFDEVVNQDDLDDRTRMMAILSVLIGCQGIDEFSAMLPAALNFGVTPVEAKEIVYQSVPYLGIGRVFPYLHAVNEILVSQGIELPLPSQATTTTENRLEAGILAQVDIFGESMRDFWQSGPEESRHINRWLADNCFGDYYTRKGLDYKQREMITFCFLLAQGGCEPQLTSHAAANMRLGNDKLFLIKVISQCLPFIGYPRSLNALRCVNEAAAKSE; encoded by the coding sequence ATGAAAGTTACGGAAGCAGCCCAACGCTATCATGATAAAATGTTTCCGGGTTACGAATCCAAGTTCTTGGAGACCGATCTGGAGTTTATTGAGCGCTTCGATAATTTTGCATTTGATGAAGTCGTCAATCAGGACGATTTGGACGACCGTACGCGCATGATGGCCATATTGTCCGTATTAATCGGCTGTCAAGGGATTGATGAGTTCAGTGCAATGCTCCCGGCAGCGCTCAATTTCGGCGTAACGCCCGTGGAAGCAAAGGAAATCGTTTATCAGTCCGTACCTTATCTCGGCATTGGACGGGTATTTCCTTATCTGCATGCCGTCAATGAAATTCTGGTTTCACAAGGGATTGAACTCCCTTTGCCGAGCCAAGCAACGACAACAACGGAAAATCGTTTGGAGGCAGGGATTCTGGCGCAGGTGGACATCTTTGGAGAAAGCATGAGGGACTTTTGGCAATCAGGACCGGAAGAAAGCAGGCACATCAATCGCTGGCTGGCGGATAACTGCTTTGGGGATTACTATACCCGGAAAGGCTTGGACTACAAGCAGAGAGAGATGATTACCTTTTGCTTTCTGCTCGCCCAAGGCGGTTGTGAACCGCAGCTGACCAGCCATGCCGCCGCCAATATGCGTCTCGGGAACGATAAGTTATTTCTCATTAAGGTGATCTCGCAATGCCTTCCCTTCATTGGTTATCCGCGCAGTTTGAATGCGCTGCGGTGCGTGAATGAAGCGGCAGCGAAATCGGAATAA
- a CDS encoding NAD(P)-dependent alcohol dehydrogenase, with protein MCELHQSVTVRALSVPGAKAPFERTTIERRELRPDDVLIDIQYCGICHSDIHNAHNDFGRGVFPMVPGHEIAGVVAAVGREVTKFAVGDRVGVGCFVDSCGECEFCRSGEEQFCRKGVVVVFNSMDYDGELTYGGYSQKIVVKDRFVVRIPDGLAMDVASPLLCAGITTYSPLKHWNAGPGKKVAVLGMGGLGHMAVQFAHKMGAEVTVLSHSPNKKDEAFGFGASQYYVTTDPVTFTEQAGQYDLILNTVSANINVDALLSILKVDGALVHLGLPNKPEQYNVFSLFAGRRIITASNVGGIRETQEMLDFSAENGIAPMIEVIRADQVDEAYERVLNSDVRYRFVIDMATL; from the coding sequence ATGTGTGAACTTCATCAGAGCGTAACGGTTCGTGCATTAAGTGTTCCAGGTGCGAAAGCACCCTTTGAACGAACGACCATTGAACGGAGAGAATTGCGGCCAGACGACGTCTTGATCGATATTCAATATTGCGGCATCTGCCATTCGGATATTCATAACGCGCATAATGATTTTGGCCGCGGCGTTTTTCCGATGGTACCCGGTCATGAAATTGCAGGGGTTGTCGCTGCTGTAGGCCGTGAGGTAACGAAGTTCGCTGTAGGTGATCGGGTTGGCGTCGGTTGCTTTGTTGACTCCTGCGGTGAATGTGAATTCTGCCGCAGCGGCGAGGAGCAATTTTGCCGAAAAGGCGTCGTTGTTGTATTCAACTCCATGGATTACGACGGAGAACTGACCTACGGCGGATACAGCCAAAAAATCGTGGTCAAAGACAGGTTTGTTGTCCGGATTCCGGACGGTTTGGCAATGGACGTGGCGAGCCCGCTGCTGTGTGCCGGTATAACCACTTACTCTCCATTGAAGCATTGGAACGCCGGGCCTGGAAAGAAAGTTGCCGTGCTGGGAATGGGAGGCCTGGGCCACATGGCTGTTCAGTTCGCCCATAAGATGGGGGCGGAAGTTACGGTGCTGAGTCATAGTCCGAACAAAAAGGACGAAGCCTTTGGCTTCGGCGCCAGTCAATATTATGTAACCACGGATCCAGTAACGTTTACGGAACAGGCAGGTCAATATGACCTGATTTTAAACACCGTGTCTGCCAATATCAATGTGGATGCCTTGCTCTCCATTCTAAAGGTGGACGGGGCCCTCGTTCATCTCGGTCTGCCGAACAAGCCGGAGCAGTATAATGTCTTTTCCTTATTTGCCGGGCGTCGGATCATTACGGCATCCAACGTTGGGGGTATCCGAGAAACTCAAGAGATGCTGGACTTTTCGGCGGAGAACGGGATCGCTCCTATGATCGAAGTGATCCGGGCCGACCAGGTTGACGAAGCATACGAACGCGTCTTGAACAGTGATGTGCGGTATCGGTTTGTCATCGATATGGCTACGCTGTAA